Proteins from a single region of Candidatus Thermodiscus eudorianus:
- a CDS encoding DUF151 domain-containing protein yields MYRVVDVAPIYQVVYSNDEDYIVIGNQERYPVGLRLYLENGEIFEMYYVPPEVIEALEMIRKGDPPPRRQSIFSLLAFHNDFRDMIEASLDKVVIDEYDEATGVYTATAHFESDGLHVTIKMIPSHAVYLATISGKPIYVTQELVEISSELDEDNSGEEEYGAPY; encoded by the coding sequence ATGTATAGGGTAGTCGATGTCGCGCCAATATACCAAGTAGTGTATAGCAACGACGAGGACTACATAGTAATCGGGAATCAGGAGCGGTATCCGGTCGGGCTTAGATTATACCTAGAAAACGGAGAGATCTTTGAAATGTACTATGTACCGCCGGAGGTTATAGAAGCCCTTGAAATGATCCGGAAGGGAGACCCGCCCCCTAGGAGACAAAGCATCTTCTCCCTGCTAGCCTTCCACAATGACTTCAGGGATATGATAGAAGCCAGCCTGGATAAAGTTGTTATAGACGAATACGACGAGGCTACAGGCGTCTACACCGCTACCGCGCACTTCGAATCAGACGGGCTCCACGTGACTATAAAGATGATACCAAGCCACGCCGTATACCTGGCAACCATATCGGGCAAGCCCATCTATGTCACACAGGAGCTCGTAGAGATATCAAGCGAGTTAGACGAGGATAATAGTGGCGAAGAAGAGTATGGAGCCCCATACTAG
- a CDS encoding PLP-dependent aminotransferase family protein codes for MDGYRRFTSKRASLFKASEIRELLKLTEGKNVISLAGGLPDPSVFDARLADLTRELLVKERERVLQYSPTSGVTAFREVLKDFAREKRVKVADDDEVVVTTGSQEALFLLARILVDPGDIVIVEEPTYLAAVNVFKEHGAVFEAVPLDSEGMQTDILEEKLKTLKKEGKKPKLVYLVPTSQNPSGSTMSQERRKHVVELAEEYDLLVIEDDPYSFFTFEPINVDYLKTLDNSGRVIYISSFSKILAPGLRIGWILGPRDLMAYVELAKQGVDLHSSTLSQYIIMEAIKRGIVDDTIERARSIYKAKRDAMMDALDEYMTGLAEWTRPVGGFFTMVYVKGEIDMKSLMVEAVEKYRVAYVPGESFFPVSKKKNTMRLNYSFPSIEEIKEGVKRVASLVKDKLG; via the coding sequence GTGGATGGATATAGGAGATTTACCTCCAAGAGAGCGTCATTGTTCAAGGCATCAGAGATAAGAGAGTTACTGAAGCTCACCGAGGGGAAGAACGTTATCAGCTTAGCAGGCGGTTTACCAGATCCATCCGTCTTTGATGCGAGGTTGGCCGACCTAACTAGGGAGCTATTGGTCAAGGAGAGGGAGAGGGTACTCCAGTATTCACCCACCTCTGGTGTGACAGCTTTCAGAGAGGTGCTCAAGGACTTCGCCAGGGAAAAGCGGGTTAAGGTTGCTGACGACGACGAGGTGGTAGTGACTACGGGGAGCCAGGAGGCACTGTTTCTGCTAGCGAGGATACTCGTAGATCCAGGCGATATAGTTATAGTCGAAGAGCCCACGTACCTAGCCGCGGTCAATGTATTCAAAGAGCACGGAGCTGTATTCGAAGCAGTACCGCTGGATAGCGAGGGCATGCAGACTGATATACTGGAGGAGAAGCTCAAGACCCTAAAGAAAGAGGGCAAGAAGCCCAAGCTAGTCTATCTAGTACCTACATCTCAAAACCCAAGCGGGTCTACTATGAGCCAGGAGAGGAGAAAGCACGTAGTCGAGCTGGCAGAGGAGTACGACCTCCTAGTCATCGAAGATGATCCCTATAGCTTCTTCACTTTCGAGCCAATAAACGTAGACTATCTGAAAACACTGGACAACAGTGGAAGGGTAATCTATATCTCGTCGTTTAGCAAGATACTAGCACCCGGTCTCAGGATAGGCTGGATACTGGGGCCAAGGGATCTTATGGCGTATGTAGAGCTGGCTAAGCAGGGGGTGGATCTCCATTCCTCGACTCTCTCCCAGTATATAATAATGGAGGCTATAAAGAGGGGCATCGTAGACGACACCATAGAGAGGGCTAGATCAATCTACAAGGCCAAGAGAGATGCCATGATGGATGCGCTAGACGAATACATGACGGGTTTAGCGGAGTGGACGAGGCCCGTCGGCGGCTTCTTCACGATGGTATACGTGAAGGGAGAGATAGATATGAAGAGCCTGATGGTCGAGGCTGTGGAGAAGTATAGGGTCGCCTATGTCCCGGGGGAGAGCTTCTTCCCAGTAAGTAAGAAGAAGAACACGATGCGCCTCAACTACAGCTTCCCATCAATAGAGGAGATCAAGGAAGGCGTAAAGAGGGTGGCCTCTCTAGTAAAGGATAAGCTCGGGTAG
- the rpoA2 gene encoding DNA-directed RNA polymerase subunit A'', with protein sequence MVYNIFTENLGELASIAEQILPRKKMEELKEKVLDNEKLTEKQKVMIVRDAILTYLRAMVQPGEPVGTVAAQSIGEPGTQMTLRTFHYAGIVEFDVTLGLPRLIEIVDARREPSTPMMTIYLDEKYKYDLEKAREIARRIQYTVLDAVVSEIEYYQGSNEFSIVLDPDQLEDKGVTVEKIVEALERSKIGEVETTEDPYVIKVIVSEKLLPPEYYYDPGVYREIEAKIRKIYLKGIKGIRRAIIQAEEKEVNGEKVKEYYIVTEGSNLAEVLRIRGVDHTKTTTNNIHEIAEVLGIEAARNAIIREIINVLQQSGLDVDIRHIMLVADMMTFTGKVRQIGRLGIAGEKESPLARAVFEVTVKNFYDAAATGEYERLIGVSEKTIIGQPPPLGTGLVVWLRSRGAKRQERRS encoded by the coding sequence ATGGTATATAATATATTCACGGAAAATCTCGGGGAGCTCGCGTCCATAGCAGAACAGATACTTCCACGCAAGAAGATGGAGGAACTCAAGGAAAAGGTACTGGATAATGAGAAGCTAACGGAAAAACAGAAGGTCATGATAGTGAGAGATGCAATACTAACGTATCTCAGGGCGATGGTACAGCCCGGCGAGCCTGTTGGAACGGTGGCGGCCCAGTCTATAGGCGAGCCTGGAACTCAGATGACCTTGAGGACGTTCCACTATGCTGGCATAGTAGAGTTCGACGTTACACTTGGTCTCCCCAGGCTCATAGAGATCGTCGACGCCAGAAGAGAGCCCTCAACCCCCATGATGACGATATATCTCGATGAAAAGTACAAGTATGACCTGGAGAAGGCCAGGGAGATAGCCAGAAGGATCCAATACACGGTCTTAGACGCTGTGGTAAGCGAGATAGAATATTATCAGGGGAGCAATGAGTTCTCAATAGTCCTTGATCCAGACCAATTGGAGGATAAAGGAGTAACCGTTGAGAAGATCGTAGAGGCTCTTGAGAGGAGTAAAATAGGGGAGGTCGAAACCACGGAGGATCCATACGTGATTAAAGTGATTGTTTCCGAGAAGCTACTACCCCCCGAGTACTACTACGATCCCGGCGTGTACCGAGAGATAGAGGCTAAGATAAGGAAGATCTACTTGAAGGGGATCAAGGGAATTAGGAGGGCCATCATACAGGCCGAAGAGAAGGAAGTAAATGGAGAAAAGGTAAAGGAGTATTACATCGTAACAGAGGGTAGCAATCTAGCCGAGGTGCTGAGAATAAGGGGCGTCGACCACACCAAGACCACGACGAACAACATACATGAGATAGCAGAGGTCTTGGGGATCGAGGCCGCGAGAAACGCTATTATAAGAGAGATAATAAACGTACTGCAGCAATCCGGTCTCGACGTCGACATACGCCACATAATGCTCGTTGCAGACATGATGACCTTCACAGGAAAGGTTAGACAGATCGGCCGGCTAGGCATAGCCGGCGAGAAGGAAAGCCCGCTAGCACGAGCCGTATTCGAGGTCACAGTAAAGAACTTCTACGACGCTGCCGCCACAGGCGAATACGAGAGGCTCATCGGAGTATCAGAAAAGACTATAATTGGCCAGCCACCGCCTTTGGGCACAGGCCTCGTAGTGTGGCTAAGATCCCGCGGTGCGAAGAGACAGGAGAGACGTAGCTAG
- the rpsJ gene encoding 30S ribosomal protein S10, which produces MAFKIRIYLWSTDVKSLQQVVEQIREIAKKTGAPIKGPIPLPTKRLEVPIFRLPHGEGSKYWEHWELKIHKRIIDLAADERVLRRLMRIQIPRDVRIEIKQMRG; this is translated from the coding sequence ATGGCGTTCAAGATAAGGATATACCTGTGGAGCACCGATGTAAAGAGTCTACAGCAGGTCGTCGAGCAGATAAGGGAAATAGCTAAGAAGACGGGGGCACCGATAAAGGGACCCATACCACTACCAACCAAGAGACTGGAAGTCCCGATCTTCCGTCTACCACACGGGGAAGGAAGTAAATACTGGGAGCACTGGGAACTAAAGATACACAAGAGGATAATAGACCTGGCCGCCGATGAAAGAGTCCTGAGAAGACTCATGAGGATCCAGATCCCGAGGGACGTTAGGATAGAGATCAAGCAGATGCGGGGCTAG
- a CDS encoding type II glyceraldehyde-3-phosphate dehydrogenase → MSVKVGINGYGTIGKRIATAVLKTPGLELVGVVKRTPDYSAFQATSLGIEVYAPDEPAAGKFKESGLEVAGTLTELLDKVDLIVDATPGGVGAKYKPVYEKANVKAIYQGGEKSDVAEISFSSLCNYEDALGKASVRVVSCNTTGLLRTICTLNNAFGVEKVRATIVRRAADPKEIKRGPVNSIVLNPPKLPSHHALDVKSVLPWLDIWTSALVVPTTLMHVHSLLITLKGEASREEVLAALRDAPRIMLVSSEKSGIKSTAQLVEAAREVRHRYDIPELVIFEDSVHIEGKELVLFQAVHQESIVVPENIDAIKAMSGLETDRNRAIKSTDEVLGLTKSLW, encoded by the coding sequence ATGAGTGTAAAGGTAGGGATCAACGGGTATGGCACCATAGGGAAGAGAATAGCAACAGCAGTCCTCAAGACCCCGGGTCTCGAACTAGTAGGTGTAGTCAAGAGGACGCCCGACTACTCAGCTTTCCAAGCCACCAGCCTAGGCATAGAGGTCTACGCGCCCGACGAGCCGGCCGCTGGCAAGTTCAAGGAGTCGGGCCTAGAGGTGGCGGGAACCCTAACGGAGTTGCTCGACAAGGTCGATTTAATCGTGGACGCCACGCCGGGCGGTGTAGGAGCCAAGTATAAACCCGTCTATGAGAAGGCAAACGTAAAGGCCATATATCAAGGCGGCGAGAAGAGCGATGTAGCCGAGATATCCTTTAGCAGCCTGTGCAACTATGAGGACGCGCTGGGTAAGGCTAGCGTGCGCGTGGTTTCATGTAACACGACCGGGCTACTCAGAACGATTTGTACCCTCAACAATGCCTTCGGCGTGGAAAAAGTGAGAGCCACTATAGTTAGGAGGGCCGCTGACCCTAAGGAGATAAAGAGGGGTCCCGTCAACAGCATAGTCTTGAACCCGCCGAAACTGCCTAGCCACCATGCGCTAGACGTGAAGAGCGTCCTGCCATGGCTTGACATATGGACCTCGGCCCTAGTAGTCCCCACGACCCTCATGCATGTCCACAGCCTCTTGATAACTCTCAAGGGAGAGGCTTCGAGAGAAGAGGTCCTTGCAGCATTGAGGGATGCTCCTAGGATTATGCTCGTCTCGTCCGAGAAATCCGGGATAAAGTCCACAGCCCAACTCGTTGAGGCTGCCCGCGAGGTACGCCACCGCTATGACATCCCCGAGCTCGTGATCTTCGAGGATTCCGTGCATATAGAGGGGAAGGAGCTAGTGTTATTCCAGGCGGTACACCAGGAATCAATAGTTGTGCCCGAGAATATAGATGCCATCAAGGCTATGAGCGGCCTTGAAACCGATAGGAATAGGGCTATAAAGAGTACGGACGAGGTGCTGGGTCTAACCAAGAGTCTATGGTGA
- a CDS encoding 50S ribosomal protein L30e, with product MALSIERELRNLIRTGNYVLGTKQTLKLLKLGKAKVVIMAKNTPPEIRERVRYYARLGNVPVIEYEGTSDELGHVLGKPFVVSLIGVIDEGSSKILELIA from the coding sequence ATGGCGCTGTCTATAGAGAGGGAGTTGAGGAATCTAATCCGGACAGGCAACTACGTGCTAGGAACCAAGCAAACCCTGAAACTGCTAAAGCTTGGCAAGGCAAAGGTGGTTATAATGGCTAAAAACACGCCGCCCGAGATAAGAGAACGCGTTAGATACTACGCGAGGCTGGGCAACGTACCAGTAATAGAGTATGAGGGTACAAGCGATGAGCTAGGCCACGTGCTGGGCAAGCCCTTCGTCGTATCTCTTATCGGCGTTATAGATGAGGGCTCCTCCAAGATACTAGAGTTGATAGCATAG
- a CDS encoding NusA-like transcription termination signal-binding factor, with product MAGERITPEELRYLSILEELTGALGIRCIIDDENNRLIFLVKETDVGKAIGKGGKNVKLMRVLLKKNIEIVPYGDDLESMVRNLFPSVKILGIDVSERNGEKQVTVRVAEEDKGKAIGKEGRNIKRARLVLQKLYGISSVVVR from the coding sequence ATGGCGGGAGAGAGAATAACGCCCGAGGAACTCCGCTATCTGTCCATACTGGAGGAGCTGACTGGGGCGCTCGGTATAAGATGTATAATAGACGATGAAAACAATAGACTAATATTCTTAGTAAAGGAGACCGACGTTGGGAAGGCCATCGGCAAGGGAGGCAAGAACGTGAAGCTCATGAGAGTATTACTGAAAAAGAACATAGAGATTGTCCCCTATGGTGACGATCTAGAATCTATGGTCAGAAACCTATTCCCCTCGGTCAAGATACTCGGGATAGACGTCAGCGAGAGAAACGGGGAGAAACAGGTAACGGTACGCGTCGCAGAAGAGGATAAGGGCAAGGCCATCGGGAAAGAGGGTAGAAATATAAAGAGGGCCAGGCTAGTCCTTCAGAAGCTGTACGGTATCTCGTCGGTAGTTGTAAGGTAG
- a CDS encoding 30S ribosomal protein S12 — MTGKKSPVGLFAARKLRRKRMKFRWSQLEFKRRRLGLKKKYDPLEGAPMARGIVLEKVGVEARQPNSALRKCVRVQLVKNKKVVTAFVPRDGGILYIDEHDEVIIEGIGGPRGRSMGDIPGVRYKVVMVNGVSLKALWLGKKQKPRR; from the coding sequence ATGACGGGTAAAAAGTCGCCAGTAGGGCTCTTCGCGGCTAGAAAGCTCAGGAGGAAGAGGATGAAGTTCAGGTGGAGCCAGCTAGAGTTCAAGAGGAGGCGTCTAGGACTAAAGAAGAAATACGATCCACTAGAAGGGGCGCCTATGGCTAGGGGTATAGTCCTGGAAAAAGTAGGAGTCGAGGCCAGGCAGCCAAACTCAGCGCTTCGAAAGTGTGTCCGCGTACAGTTGGTTAAGAATAAGAAGGTAGTTACAGCTTTCGTCCCACGGGACGGAGGAATCCTATACATAGACGAGCACGACGAGGTGATAATAGAGGGTATAGGGGGGCCAAGAGGCCGTTCTATGGGTGACATCCCAGGAGTTAGGTACAAGGTAGTGATGGTTAATGGTGTATCTCTGAAGGCGCTATGGCTTGGGAAGAAGCAGAAGCCCAGGCGGTAG
- a CDS encoding MBL fold metallo-hydrolase: protein MEIRWYGHSYFALKYKGYTIALDPHDGGSLNLPETRIAADAVLVTHNHYDHNAVEMVTAEKVVKWQRGDFKLGPLRVKGLSSYHDMSGGQLRGDNTVYIIDADGLKLAHLGDIGHLPGEDLLAELLGTHIIMIPVGGVYTIDAHEAWEFIQLVNPSLVIPMHFWTPYSTLPLDPLDRFLSVSKTRRLRLEDRLLEITRHDLPEKTTVVVMPPPVT, encoded by the coding sequence GTGGAGATTAGGTGGTACGGACACTCATACTTCGCCCTCAAGTACAAGGGCTACACTATAGCCTTGGATCCTCACGACGGCGGTAGCCTGAATCTTCCAGAGACGCGTATAGCGGCAGATGCTGTACTGGTAACCCACAACCACTATGATCATAACGCTGTTGAAATGGTGACTGCTGAAAAGGTCGTGAAGTGGCAGAGAGGGGACTTCAAGCTAGGCCCCCTACGAGTCAAGGGCCTCTCTTCCTACCACGACATGAGTGGAGGGCAGTTACGCGGCGATAACACGGTCTATATAATTGATGCTGACGGCCTCAAGCTAGCCCATCTGGGAGATATAGGCCATTTACCGGGAGAAGATCTCCTGGCGGAGCTTCTAGGCACGCATATAATAATGATACCTGTGGGCGGGGTCTACACCATAGACGCGCATGAAGCATGGGAGTTTATCCAGCTAGTTAACCCGTCCCTTGTAATCCCGATGCACTTCTGGACTCCCTACTCTACACTACCCTTAGACCCGTTGGACAGGTTCCTTTCGGTTTCAAAGACCAGACGGCTAAGACTGGAGGATAGACTCCTAGAGATTACACGCCACGATCTACCGGAGAAGACGACTGTCGTTGTAATGCCGCCTCCGGTAACGTAA
- a CDS encoding helix-turn-helix domain-containing protein: MEDRCQGVSLIGPKTRRRIIEQLSLSLSYRQLASSLGVTPSAIHKYLTGRSTPRDEIMCRAIDLAGDLGLAEIGEIIMEDLAKELEALLEKLVKSDLVAPSHVIGLSDVVGRVKLAMVAGMRARPAWLRGSR; this comes from the coding sequence TTGGAAGACAGGTGCCAAGGCGTATCGCTAATCGGCCCAAAGACTAGAAGGAGGATCATAGAACAGCTATCGCTAAGCCTAAGCTACAGACAATTGGCCAGTAGCCTGGGCGTGACGCCTTCCGCGATACACAAGTACCTCACGGGGAGGTCAACCCCCCGCGATGAAATCATGTGTAGGGCGATCGATCTAGCTGGAGACCTCGGTTTAGCCGAGATCGGGGAAATCATTATGGAAGACTTGGCAAAAGAGCTGGAAGCACTGCTCGAAAAACTCGTCAAAAGCGACCTAGTAGCTCCAAGCCATGTAATAGGGTTGTCGGATGTGGTTGGTAGAGTGAAGCTAGCTATGGTCGCGGGAATGAGGGCCAGGCCTGCCTGGCTTAGGGGGTCCCGGTGA
- a CDS encoding 30S ribosomal protein S7 gives MSATNVELPEDVEVRADTIRLFGKWSWVGVEVKDPGLKRYISLRPIWIPHTGGRHEHRRFAKSQVPIVERLINQLMRPGRNGGKKHLAYNIVRVAFDIIYLETGENPIQVLVKAIENAAPREETTRIVYGGITYRVSVDVSPQRRVDLALRFLAEGARNCAFNNPKPIEECLAQEIILASRSDPQSHAIRQKEEIERIALSSR, from the coding sequence GTGTCAGCTACGAACGTAGAGCTGCCAGAGGACGTGGAGGTAAGAGCCGATACTATCAGGTTGTTCGGTAAGTGGAGCTGGGTAGGAGTAGAGGTCAAAGACCCAGGCCTCAAAAGATACATAAGCCTTAGACCCATATGGATCCCGCACACCGGCGGGCGCCACGAGCACAGGCGGTTCGCGAAAAGCCAGGTCCCTATAGTTGAGAGGCTGATAAACCAGCTTATGAGGCCGGGCAGGAATGGAGGCAAGAAACACCTAGCATACAATATAGTCAGGGTCGCCTTCGATATAATATACCTTGAAACTGGCGAGAACCCCATACAAGTCCTCGTCAAGGCTATAGAGAACGCGGCTCCCAGAGAAGAGACTACTAGGATAGTATACGGTGGTATAACCTATAGGGTATCCGTAGACGTGTCGCCGCAGAGGAGAGTAGACCTCGCCCTCAGGTTCCTAGCGGAGGGAGCCAGGAACTGCGCCTTCAACAATCCCAAGCCCATAGAGGAGTGTCTAGCCCAGGAGATAATACTGGCTAGCAGGAGCGATCCACAGAGTCATGCCATAAGGCAGAAGGAGGAGATAGAGAGGATAGCTCTAAGCTCTAGGTAA
- the pgk gene encoding phosphoglycerate kinase, with translation MPLEYLGRKIGFLDDVTVKEKKVLLRIDINSPIDPKTGAILDDTRFQAHVATIKDLLDRNASIVMMSHQGRPTSDDFTRLDKHAQLLSRLLGRRVDYVPDVIGPEAIRKINSLEPGDLLLLDNTRIISEDYVEADPEVHARGIMVSTLSKHVDIYVNDAFATAHRSQASIVGFPLALPGVAGRLMEKEIRVLSRIMSRDERPKVFVLGGAKIKDTIKVIKHLVDAKVADEILTTGLVGLLLLLVAGVRIGDAEKIVKKKVDEATVETARKLVARGAPIRTPLDFYSEIDGGIELVDANNIVGAPKDVGPSTIEYYSWKMRNAKIIVMRGPAGVIEDPRFRRGTRELVENALKSKAYVVFGGGHFNSILNEIPGELKKRVGHISTGGGALLYFLSGRKLPGLESLAISYERYIAGARG, from the coding sequence GTGCCACTCGAATATCTTGGTAGGAAAATAGGGTTTCTAGACGATGTTACTGTTAAAGAGAAGAAAGTGCTCCTACGCATCGACATTAACTCTCCAATAGACCCCAAGACAGGCGCGATATTAGACGACACCAGGTTCCAGGCACATGTCGCCACGATCAAGGACCTCCTAGACAGGAATGCTTCCATAGTGATGATGAGTCATCAAGGCAGGCCCACCAGCGACGACTTCACTAGACTAGACAAGCACGCCCAACTACTGTCAAGGCTACTAGGACGCAGGGTAGACTATGTACCGGATGTAATAGGCCCAGAAGCCATCAGGAAGATAAATTCGCTGGAGCCCGGAGACCTCCTACTACTAGATAACACAAGAATAATCTCCGAAGACTACGTTGAAGCGGACCCCGAAGTACACGCTAGAGGAATAATGGTTTCAACCCTTTCAAAGCACGTCGACATATATGTCAACGACGCGTTCGCCACCGCCCACAGAAGCCAGGCCAGCATAGTGGGATTCCCCCTTGCACTCCCAGGCGTGGCGGGTAGGCTCATGGAAAAAGAGATACGGGTGCTTTCAAGGATAATGTCAAGGGATGAAAGACCGAAAGTCTTCGTCCTAGGAGGAGCCAAGATAAAAGACACGATAAAAGTAATCAAGCACCTAGTAGACGCGAAGGTAGCCGACGAGATATTAACAACCGGGCTCGTCGGCCTCCTCCTACTACTGGTAGCTGGAGTCCGAATCGGCGACGCAGAGAAGATAGTTAAGAAGAAGGTCGATGAAGCGACCGTAGAGACTGCCAGGAAGCTAGTGGCTAGGGGAGCCCCGATAAGGACACCACTCGACTTCTATTCCGAAATAGATGGAGGCATCGAACTGGTTGACGCAAATAACATAGTTGGCGCGCCTAAGGACGTCGGCCCTTCTACAATAGAATACTATTCCTGGAAGATGAGGAATGCCAAGATAATAGTTATGAGGGGCCCTGCGGGCGTGATAGAAGACCCACGCTTCCGGCGTGGTACAAGGGAACTCGTAGAGAACGCGTTAAAGTCGAAGGCTTACGTGGTATTCGGCGGGGGGCACTTCAACTCGATACTAAACGAGATACCAGGGGAACTAAAGAAACGAGTCGGCCATATAAGTACTGGGGGCGGCGCCCTCCTATACTTCCTATCAGGGCGAAAGCTGCCAGGATTAGAATCTTTAGCCATATCCTATGAGAGGTACATAGCGGGTGCTAGGGGATGA
- the tuf gene encoding translation elongation factor EF-1 subunit alpha → MPEKPHMNLVVIGHVDHGKSTLVGHLLFRLGLVDEKKLKELEEQAKSKGKESFKFAWILDKMKEERDRGITIDLTFMKFETRNYIFTIIDAPGHRDFVKNMITGASQADAAILVVSARKGEFEAGMSPEGQTREHLLLAKTMGIEQVIVAVNKMDAPDVNYDQKRYEQIVGILKKFMKGLGFKVEGIPFIPVSAWKGDNLIERSPNMPWYKGPTLVEALDQLKPPAKPVDKPLRIPIQNVYTIPGAGTVPVGRVETGVLRVGDKVVFMPPGAVGEVRSIQMHYQDLEKAEPGDNIGFAVRGVSKNDIRRGDVAGHLDNPPTVADEFTARIFVIWHPSAIAPGYTPVIHAHTASISARMVEILAKLDPRTGKVVEEKPQFLKPGDVAIVRFKPVKPMVVEKFSDFPALGRFAMRDMNRTIGIGIITDVKPAQVEIRKK, encoded by the coding sequence ATGCCCGAGAAACCACACATGAACCTGGTAGTAATCGGTCACGTCGACCACGGGAAAAGTACTCTAGTAGGCCACCTACTATTCCGTCTCGGCTTGGTAGACGAGAAGAAGCTAAAGGAGCTAGAGGAGCAGGCCAAGTCCAAGGGTAAGGAGAGCTTCAAGTTCGCATGGATTCTAGACAAAATGAAGGAAGAGAGGGACAGGGGTATAACGATTGACCTCACCTTCATGAAGTTCGAGACCAGGAACTACATCTTCACCATAATCGACGCGCCAGGCCACAGGGACTTCGTCAAGAACATGATTACGGGCGCTAGCCAGGCCGATGCCGCTATACTGGTGGTCTCGGCTAGGAAGGGAGAGTTCGAGGCTGGCATGAGCCCGGAGGGCCAGACCAGAGAGCACCTACTACTCGCAAAGACTATGGGTATCGAGCAGGTGATAGTCGCTGTAAACAAGATGGATGCCCCCGATGTCAACTACGACCAGAAGAGGTACGAGCAAATAGTCGGGATACTCAAGAAGTTCATGAAGGGACTAGGATTCAAGGTAGAAGGGATACCGTTCATCCCAGTAAGCGCCTGGAAGGGAGACAACCTCATCGAGAGAAGCCCCAACATGCCATGGTACAAGGGGCCAACACTCGTGGAGGCGCTAGACCAGCTGAAGCCTCCAGCGAAGCCCGTCGACAAGCCCCTACGTATACCCATACAGAACGTATACACCATACCCGGAGCGGGCACTGTGCCTGTAGGTAGAGTAGAAACCGGAGTACTGAGGGTAGGCGACAAGGTAGTATTCATGCCGCCGGGCGCGGTCGGAGAGGTCAGGAGTATACAGATGCACTACCAAGACCTAGAGAAGGCAGAGCCCGGCGACAACATCGGATTCGCCGTGAGGGGTGTAAGCAAGAACGATATAAGGAGGGGAGACGTCGCTGGTCACCTGGACAATCCGCCAACAGTGGCTGATGAGTTCACCGCCAGGATCTTCGTGATCTGGCACCCAAGCGCTATAGCACCAGGCTACACGCCGGTGATCCACGCGCACACAGCAAGCATATCAGCTAGGATGGTCGAGATACTCGCAAAGCTAGACCCTAGGACTGGCAAGGTCGTCGAGGAGAAACCACAGTTCCTGAAGCCGGGAGACGTCGCTATAGTAAGATTCAAGCCCGTGAAGCCAATGGTAGTAGAGAAATTCAGCGACTTCCCAGCACTGGGAAGATTCGCTATGAGAGACATGAACAGGACGATAGGAATCGGCATAATAACAGACGTCAAGCCGGCTCAGGTAGAGATCAGGAAGAAGTAG